The sequence CGATCCGGCGCGCGCTGGATACCCGACTTGGCATTCCGGTGTTGATGGCCGACGACGGGATCCATGGCCATTCCTTCTGGGCGGGCGCGACGATCTTCCCCACGCAGCTCGCCATGGCCTGCAGCTGGGATACGGGGCTCCTGGAGCAGGTCGCGCGGGTGACCGCCGCCGAGATGCGGGCCACGGGCCTCAAGTGGACGTTCTCTCCCGTCCTGTGCCTCACGCGCGATCTACGCTGGGGCAGGGTGGGGGAGACCTTCGGCGAGGATCCCCACCTCATCGGAGAGCTCGCCTGCGCGATGATCAAGGGCTATCAGGGCAAGGGTCTGGACGATCCGGACGCGGTGCTGGCCACGGCCAAGCACTATGCGGGGTACTCGGAGACGCTGGGCGGCCGTGACGCCTCGGAGGCGAACATCTCGCGGCGCTACCTGCGCTCGTATTTCCTGCCGCCCTTCGAGCGGGCCGCGAGGAGCGGCTGCATGGCCTTCATGACTGGATATCAGTCCATGGATGGGATCCCGGCCACCGCCAACCGCTGGCTCCTGACGGAGGTCCTCAAGGAGGAGTGGGGGTTCGAGGGGATCCTCGTGACCGACTGGAACAACGTGGGCAATCTCGTGCTCGATCAGAAGGTCTGCAAGGACATGGCCGAGGCGGCCACGGTGGCGGTCCGGAGCGGCAACGACCTGATGATGGCGACGCCGCAGTTCTACGAGGGCGCCCAGGAGGCGGTGCGCCGCGGGCTCCTGGCCGAGGCCGAGATCGACGCGGTCGTCCGGCGCGTCCTGTCGCTCAAGTTCTCCCTGGGGCTCTTCGAGGACCCCGGGTACAGCAGCGAGCAGCGCATCCAGGAGATCATCGGGTGTGCGGCCCACCGGGACCTCAACCTGGAGGTCGCGCGGGCGTCTCTCGTGCTGCTCAAGAACGACGGCCTGCTGCCGCTCGCGGAGGGCGCGGCGTCGAGGCCATTGCGGCGGATCGCGGTGATCGGCCCCAACGCGGACGACCCGATCGCCCAGCTGGGCGACTGGTCGCTCGGCTCGGGCCAGATGAGCGGCGGCAACGGGCCGCAACACCCCCGATCGAGCATCGTCACCATCGTGGATGGGATACGGGAGCTTGCGCCCCCGGGGTGCGAGGTGGTCTATGCCGCGGGCTGCTCGGTTCTCAGCGAGGACGAGTCCGGCATCCCTGCGGCGGTGGAGCTTGCCCGGAGCGCCGACGCGGTGGTCCTGGTCCTGGGGGATCGGATCGAGCTCATCGGCGAGACGAAGAGCACGGCGACCCTCGAGCTCATGGGCGGCCAGAGGGCCCTCTCGGACGCGATCGCCAGGACCGGCGTTCCGACGGTCGTGGTCCTCGTCAACAGCAAGCCGCTGGTCCTGCCGCGCTCGGCGCTCGGCGCGGCGGCGATCCTCGAGGCGTTCAATCCGGGGATGATGGGCGGGCGGGCCGTGGCCGAGGCGGTGTTCGGGAAGATCAACCCCTCTGGCAAGCTGACGATCTCGTTCCCCTACCACGTGGGCCAGCAGCCGATATTCTACAACCAGGCCCGCGGTCAGCACGGGAATCGCTATGCGGATCTCACGCAGGAGCCGGCGTTCGCCTTCGGCTTCGGCCTGAGCTACACGCGCTTCACCTACGGCGATCTGAACGTCCTGACGCCGAGCGTGGAGCGAGGCGGCACGGCGTCGTTCGAGGTGACGATCACCAACGCTGGCGGGCGCGAGGGCGTCGAGATCGCCCAGCTGTACATCGAAGATCTGGTGACGTCGTCCACATGGGCGCAGAAGGAGCTGAAGGCGTTCCGCCGCGTGAGCCTGGCCGCGGGCGAGGCGCGCAAGGTGCGCTTCGACGTGCCCGCCTCGGAGCTGTCCCTGGTCGACGCGGAGGGGCGCCGCGTGGTGGAGCCGGGGGATTTCCGTGTCCACATCGGCTCGTCGTCCCGGCCTCAGGACCTGCTCTGCGCCGGGTTCGCCGTGGCGTAGGGGGTATCGGCGGCTCCGGTTTGTCGGCGGCTCCGGTTTGAAGTTGGATTCTGGCTGGAGGTTGCCGCACATCTCTGGCCAGAATTTCAATTTTCGTCGGATCGTGTATTACCGTCGGCGGGGCAACGAGCGCCGGGTGAGGCCTCTGCGTCCGAGGAGGGAAGGACCGATGACGGCGAAGCGGGTGGCGCTGGTGACGGGCGCGAGCACGGGGATCGGCCGGAGCGTGGCGGAGACGCTCGCGAGGAACGGGTACGTGGCCTTCGCGGGCATGCGCGATCCCGATGGCAGGAAC comes from Sorangium aterium and encodes:
- a CDS encoding glycoside hydrolase family 3 N-terminal domain-containing protein; its protein translation is MNDAPLYKDAKQPVGKRVEDLLRRMTLDEKVGQLMQLDAQGDLEDAIGRMKVGSLLHCNGKDADTAIRRALDTRLGIPVLMADDGIHGHSFWAGATIFPTQLAMACSWDTGLLEQVARVTAAEMRATGLKWTFSPVLCLTRDLRWGRVGETFGEDPHLIGELACAMIKGYQGKGLDDPDAVLATAKHYAGYSETLGGRDASEANISRRYLRSYFLPPFERAARSGCMAFMTGYQSMDGIPATANRWLLTEVLKEEWGFEGILVTDWNNVGNLVLDQKVCKDMAEAATVAVRSGNDLMMATPQFYEGAQEAVRRGLLAEAEIDAVVRRVLSLKFSLGLFEDPGYSSEQRIQEIIGCAAHRDLNLEVARASLVLLKNDGLLPLAEGAASRPLRRIAVIGPNADDPIAQLGDWSLGSGQMSGGNGPQHPRSSIVTIVDGIRELAPPGCEVVYAAGCSVLSEDESGIPAAVELARSADAVVLVLGDRIELIGETKSTATLELMGGQRALSDAIARTGVPTVVVLVNSKPLVLPRSALGAAAILEAFNPGMMGGRAVAEAVFGKINPSGKLTISFPYHVGQQPIFYNQARGQHGNRYADLTQEPAFAFGFGLSYTRFTYGDLNVLTPSVERGGTASFEVTITNAGGREGVEIAQLYIEDLVTSSTWAQKELKAFRRVSLAAGEARKVRFDVPASELSLVDAEGRRVVEPGDFRVHIGSSSRPQDLLCAGFAVA